The following coding sequences lie in one Saccharomyces mikatae IFO 1815 strain IFO1815 genome assembly, chromosome: 10 genomic window:
- the PET191 gene encoding Pet191p (similar to Saccharomyces cerevisiae PET191 (YJR034W); ancestral locus Anc_1.458), which produces MVASCKDQKKAVAICLQRSPCVMIERHNPQECLDNPDLNKDLPELCIAQMKAFLDCKRGIVDMTKRFTGNAPLSTGKYDQQYENLCEGKFDPREEMEKLQLLNSQQKD; this is translated from the coding sequence ATGGTTGCTAGTTGTAAGGATCAGAAGAAGGCGGTTGCCATATGTTTGCAGAGGTCGCCCTGTGTGATGATAGAAAGACATAACCCTCAAGAGTGTCTTGACAACCCGGACCTGAACAAGGATCTTCCTGAACTTTGTATTGCACAGATGAAAGCTTTTTTGGACTGCAAACGAGGAATAGTCGACATGACTAAGCGATTTACTGGTAACGCACCTCTTTCAACTGGTAAGTACGATCAGCAATATGAAAACTTGTGCGAAGGGAAGTTTGACCCGAGAGAAGAGATGGAAAAGCTACAACTCTTGAATAGTCAGCAGAAGGACTGA
- the RAD26 gene encoding DNA-dependent ATPase RAD26 (similar to Saccharomyces cerevisiae RAD26 (YJR035W); ancestral locus Anc_1.459), giving the protein MADKERHDGVKLENNESLRDLGVNVLSQSSLEERIANDVTNFSNLQTLQQEEARLERSQTALQRYVKKKNLLTRKLNNATRISVKKTLRNQIKDLQSDDIERVLKDIEEIQSRIRELQVQISQGSEKKTSEEGSQRPGESEKEFLIRTGKITAFGHKAGFSLDTANTDYADDEEQKEKDFEVATEQMVENLTDEDDNISDQEFRMSSMESQESEEEEHNEDEISEDLEDLEFKDQPGEAKDDGDELYYQARLKRWIKRRSADRQKTSDLPEWRRPHPDIPDAKLNNEFRIPGEIYSLLFNYQKTCVQWLYELYQQNCGGIIGDEMGLGKTIQIIAFIAALHHSGLLTGPVLIVCPATVMKQWCNELHHWWPPLRTIILHSMGSGMASNQKSKMNENDLERLIMNSKPTDFSYNDWQNSSRTKKALESSYHLEKLIDKVVTDGHILITTYVGLRIHSDKLLKVKWQYAVLDEGHKIRNPDSDISLTCKKLKTHNRIILSGTPIQNNLTELWSLFDFIFPGKLGTLPVFQQQFVMPINMGGYANATNIQVQTGYKCAVALRDLISPYLLRRVKADVAKDLPQKKEMVLFCKLTKYQRSKYLEFLHSSDLNQIQSGKRNVLFGIDILRKICNHPDLLDRETKRHDSNYGDPKRSGKMQVVKQLLLLWHKQGYKALLFTQSRQMLDILEDFISTKDIDFSNLKYLRMDGTTNIKHRQSLVDRFNNEPFDVFLLTTRVGGLGVNLTGANRIIIFDPDWNPSTDMQARERAWRIGQKREVSIYRLMVGGSIEEKIYHRQIFKQFLTNRILTDPKQKRFFKIHELHDLFSLGGENGYSTEELSDEVQKHTENLKNSKSQESDDFEQLVSLSGVSKLESFYNGKERKENDKSEDDRLIEGLLGGESNLETVMSHDSVVNSHASSSSSNIIANEASRVANDAVNALRKSRKKITKQYEIGTPTWTGRFGKAGKIRKRELLKNKLTGSAAILQNISKSQTEASKEARQENHEDDIDLVKSKELNSHTKILENIQKYLQKQDNFFSPSVNIINHVGVNLSNKGDVIKVRALLRTIAQFDKDRKGWVLDEEFRNNNI; this is encoded by the coding sequence ATGGCAGACAAAGAACGGCACGACGGTGTGAAACTTGAGAATAATGAGTCGCTAAGGGACCTAGGGGTAAACGTGCTTTCCCAGAGTAGTTTGGAGGAAAGAATAGCTAATGATGTAACCAATTTTAGTAATCTACAAACGCTACAACAAGAGGAAGCCCGTTTAGAACGTAGTCAGACCGCTTTACAACGATAtgtgaaaaagaagaatcttCTCACAAGGAAGTTGAACAATGCCACAAGGATATCAGTTAAGAAAACCCTAAGAAACCAGATTAAAGACTTACAATCTGATGATATTGAACGGGTCCTGAAAGACATAGAAGAGATTCAATCAAGGATCAGAGAGTTGCAAGTGCAAATAAGTCAAGGgagtgaaaagaaaacctcTGAGGAGGGATCACAAAGGCCTGGAGAAAGTGAGAAGGAGTTTCTGATTAGAACTGGTAAGATCACTGCATTTGGACACAAGGCTGGTTTCAGTTTGGATACTGCAAACACAGATTATGCAGATGATGAGGAacagaaggaaaaagatTTCGAAGTGGCAACAGAGCAAATGGTAGAGAACTTAacagatgaagatgataacATCAGCGATCAAGAATTTCGAATGAGTAGTATGGAAAGTCAGGAGAgtgaggaagaagaacacAACGAGGATGAAATTTCTGAAGATTTGGAAGATTTGGAATTCAAGGACCAACCTGGTGAAGCCAAggatgatggtgatgagTTGTATTATCAAGCAAGATTAAAAAGGTGGATTAAACGGCGTTCTGCCGATAGGCAGAAGACATCAGATTTGCCAGAATGGCGAAGGCCTCATCCTGATATTCCTGATGCAAAGCTTAATAACGAATTTAGAATACCTGGTGAAATTTATTCACTGTTGTTTAATTATCAAAAGACATGTGTGCAGTGGCTCTATGAGCTTTACCAACAAAATTGCGGCGGCATTATTGGTGACGAAATGGGCCTAGGAAAGACGATTCAAATTATTGCATTCATTGCAGCTTTGCATCATTCAGGTTTATTGACAGGCCCCGTTTTAATTGTCTGTCCCGCAACTGTGATGAAACAGTGGTGTAATGAGTTACATCATTGGTGGCCCCCGCTGAgaacaataatattgcaCTCTATGGGCTCAGGAATGGCTTCTAatcaaaaatcaaaaatgaatGAGAATGACTTAGAACGTTTGATTATGAATTCGAAACCGACCGATTTTTCATACAACGATTGGCAGAATTCATCAAGGACTAAGAAAGCGCTTGAATCAAGCTACCATTTAGAAAAGCTGATAGATAAAGTTGTCACTGATGGCCACATTTTGATTACTACTTATGTGGGATTAAGAATACATTCGGATAAGCTACTAAAAGTAAAATGGCAGTATGCTGTCCTGGATGAAGGACACAAAATCAGAAATCCAGATTCTGATATCTCATTAACCtgtaaaaaattaaagacaCATAATAGGATTATTCTTTCAGGAACACCGATACAGAATAATTTAACTGAGCTTTGGTcactttttgattttatctTCCCTGGTAAATTGGGCACCCTGCCCGTGTTTCAACAACAGTTTGTTATGCCTATAAATATGGGGGGTTATGCAAATGCGACAAATATACAAGTTCAGACTGGATATAAATGTGCTGTTGCATTGCGTGATTTAATTTCGCCATATCTCTTGCGTCGTGTGAAAGCTGATGTTGCTAAAGATCTGCCacaaaagaaggaaatggTTCTCTTTTGTAAGCTCACgaaatatcaaagaagcaaatatttggaatttttaCATTCATCAGATCtaaatcaaattcaaagtgGTAAGAGAAATGTTCTATTTGGTATCGACattttaagaaaaatatgtaaTCACCCCGATTTACTCGACAGAGAGACTAAGAGGCATGATTCAAACTACGGAGATCCTAAAAGATCCGGAAAAATGCAAGTTGTTAAACAATTGCTATTATTGTGGCATAAACAGGGCTATAAAGCTTTACTTTTTACTCAATCGAGACAAATGCTGGATATCCTGGAGGATTTTATATCAACGAAGgatattgatttttcaaatttaaagTACTTGCGCATGGATGGGACAACGAACATTAAGCACAGACAATCATTGGTGGATCGGTTTAATAACGAACCTTTTGATGTGTTCTTATTAACCACAAGAGTTGGGGGGCTAGGTGTTAATTTAACAGGTGCTAATAGAattatcatttttgatCCAGACTGGAACCCATCTACTGATATGCAAGCTAGAGAAAGAGCATGGAGAATTGGACAGAAGAGAGAGGTGTCGATATATAGGTTGATGGTAGGAGGATCTATAGAGGAGAAAATTTATCATAGGCAAATATTCAAACAATTCTTAACCAATAGAATATTGACTGATCCTAAGCAGAAAAGATTCTTTAAAATTCACGAACTTCATGATTTATTTTCACTTGGTGGAGAGAACGGCTATTCCACAGAAGAATTGAGTGATGAAGTTCAAAAACACAcggaaaatttgaaaaactccAAATCACAGGAAAgtgatgattttgaacaGTTAGTTAGTTTATCTGGTGTCTCTAAACTGGAAAGTTTTTATAACGGCAAGGAAAGAAAGGAGAATGACAAATCAGAAGACGATAGATTAATTGAAGGGTTACTAGGAGGAGAAAGTAATTTAGAAACCGTCATGAGTCATGATTCAGTTGTCAATTCTCATGCAAGCAGCTCTTCTTCCAATATAATTGCGAATGAAGCATCAAGAGTAGCGAATGATGCAGTAAATGCACTGAGGAAATcgaggaaaaaaattactaaaCAGTATGAAATCGGGACACCTACTTGGACAGGAAGATTTGGTAAAGCAGGTaaaattagaaaaagagagcttttgaaaaataaattaACTGGATCAGCAGCCATTTTACAGAATATTAGCAAGTCACAAACAGAGGCATCCAAAGAGGCTCGCCAAGAAAATCATGAAGATGATATCGACCTTGTAAAATCCAAGGAACTTAATTCTCATACTAAGATACTAGAAAATATCCAGAAGTATCTACAAAAACAAGATAACTTCTTCTCACCTAGTGtcaatataataaatcaCGTTGGCGTCAACCTTTCTAACAAAGGAGACGTTATCAAAGTTAGAGCATTATTACGGACTATAGCGCAATTTGATAAAGACCGTAAAGGATGGGTACTTGATGAGGAGTTTAGGAATAACAATATATGA
- the HUL4 gene encoding putative E3 ubiquitin-protein ligase HUL4 (similar to Saccharomyces cerevisiae HUL4 (YJR036C); ancestral locus Anc_1.462) encodes MVSFFGKLNAKRDSRDGTMSKELLSHSVARTRNKASRSERPTSEQSLAAKVKDGECPNSKGKKKISSKCSTEEENTPDLVSLDCLCCGVPLRFPASIKKFRCSACQVTVTMKEPAISSDMESGAHISCTLEGLQKVVSRCHDDLQRLKKTGILDKEKKVLIFEPVITYLLNRFHDVNVLNRSFLIYDAGRNVKMLNYEALQKFFCILSTLPTRKPYYSMLCCCNDLLKRVTVQKGEILQVSQYRWLLIIFNIPTIRSCLIRDRKGKNVFETPQIRAVSYELVKRCIGYLSNLSATTSQQMIQSLRRTPTGDFSYQVEILNLYITFQFSRLISSELSNGTANNNIKPEDEMRSRLRRHHTTGHEFLNARPISAILDEKRESDFTHPANTKMRFKFFQYENDWHIQSAAKLMFVYYVANSRRNCHRALSIQNFYNITLDFIDFKQDFDHWRGVAQKTKINQLIEEWGSPRVKKKFSFCKYPFILSLGIKISIMEYEVRRIMEHEAEQAFLTSLDKGKSVDVYFKIKVRREVISHDSLRCIKEHQGDLLKSLRIEFVDEPGIDAGGLRKEWFFLLTKSLFNPMNGLFIHIKESSRSWFAIDPPNFDKSKKNNPQLELYYLFGVVMALAIFNSTILDLQFPKAFYKKLCTEPLSFEDYAELFPETSRNLIKMLNYTKDDFQEVFSLTFETTYRNNNWILNDSKSSKEYVTVELCENGRNVPITQSNKHEFVTRWVEFYLENSIKPQFNKFTMGFKRVFAQCNSIKLFNSEELERLVCGDEEQTKFDFKSLRSVTKYVGGFSDDSKVVRWFWEIIESWDYPLQKKLLQFITASDRIPATGITTIPFKISQLGSHDSDDLPLAHTCFNELCLWGYSSKEKLKLKLLWAINESEGYGFR; translated from the coding sequence atggtttctttctttggcAAGCTTAACGCGAAGAGGGATAGTAGAGATGGTACTATGTCCAAAGAGCTGTTGTCACATTCTGTAGCCAGGACGAGGAACAAGGCATCCAGATCAGAAAGACCTACGTCGGAACAATCTTTAGCCGCTAAGGTAAAAGACGGGGAGTGTCCAAACAGCAAGggcaagaaaaagatcTCTTCAAAGTGCTCAACGGAAGAAGAGAACACGCCTGATCTTGTTTCACTTGACTGTCTCTGTTGTGGTGTCCCGCTACGGTTCCCAGCctctattaaaaaattcCGATGTAGTGCGTGTCAAGTAACCGTTACTATGAAGGAGCCTGCAATTAGTAGTGATATGGAATCTGGTGCGCATATTTCGTGCACTTTAGAGGGCTTGCAAAAGGTAGTAAGCAGATGCCATGATGATTTGCAAAGACTTAAGAAAACTGGAATACTggataaagagaaaaaggtGCTGATTTTCGAGCCAGTGATAACGTATTTATTGAACAGGTTTCATGACGTCAATGTTTTAAATAGgtcatttttgatttaCGATGCCGGTAGAAATGTAAAAATGCTAAACTATGAGGCtttgcaaaaatttttctgcATATTATCCACACTACCTACAAGGAAACCGTATTACAGCATGCTGTGCTGCTGCAACGATCTATTGAAAAGGGTGACTGTTCAGAAGGGAGAAATTCTGCAAGTATCTCAGTATCGTTGGTTGCTGATTATATTCAATATACCCACAATACGAAGTTGTCTTATCAGAGATCGGAAGGGCAAAAACGTGTTTGAAACTCCACAGATAAGGGCGGTGTCTTATGAGTTAGTCAAACGATGTATTGGCTATTTGTCTAACCTATCGGCTACCACGTCTCAACAAATGATTCAGTCATTACGGCGAACGCCTACGGGTGATTTCTCATACCAGGTGGAGATTTTGAACTTATACATCACTTTCCAATTTTCTAGGCTAATTTCAAGCGAATTATCAAATGGAACTGCAAACAATAACATAAAGCCTGAAGACGAGATGCGGTCTCGTCTTCGTCGACATCACACTACTGGTCATGAATTCCTGAATGCTAGACCCATAAGTGCGATCTTGGATGAAAAGAGGGAATCCGATTTTACGCATCCTGCCAACACTAAAATGAGattcaagttttttcaatatgaAAATGATTGGCACATTCAATCTGCGGCAAAGTTAATGTTTGTCTATTATGTAGCAAATTCAAGAAGGAACTGTCATAGAGCCTTGTCGATTCAAAACTTTTACAATATAACATTAGATTTTATTGATTTTAAACAGGATTTCGATCATTGGAGAGGAGTCGCTCAAAAGACGAAAATAAATCAATTGATAGAAGAATGGGGAAGCCCCAgagtaaagaaaaagttttcattttgtaagTACCCATTTATATTGTCACTCGGTATTAAAATCTCTATCATGGAATATGAAGTTCGTAGAATCATGGAACATGAAGCTGAGCAAGCTTTCCTAACATCGTTGGATAAAGGCAAGTCAGTGGACgtttatttcaaaatcaaagtaCGGCGTGAAGTTATATCTCACGATTCGTTAAGATGTATTAAGGAACATCAAGGCGATTTATTAAAATCATTAAGGATAGAGTTTGTTGATGAACCTGGAATTGACGCAGGCGGgttgagaaaagaatggttCTTCCTATTAACAAAATCACTTTTCAATCCAATGAATGGTTTATTCATTCACATAAAGGAAAGTTCACGTTCATGGTTTGCCATCGATCCGccaaattttgataaatccaaaaaaaataatccaCAATTAGAACTATACTATCTTTTTGGCGTTGTTATGGCGTTAGCGATTTTCAACAGTACCATATTAGATTTACAATTTCCCAAGGCGTTTTATAAAAAACTCTGCACAGAACCTTTAAGTTTTGAAGATTATGCCGAGTTGTTTCCGGAGACAAGTCGAAACTTGATCAAAATGCTCAACTATACAAAGGATGATTTCCAAGAAGTCTTTTCCTTGACCTTCGAAACTACATATCGAAATAACAACTGGATCTTAAATGATAGTAAATCTAGCAAAGAGTATGTAACGGTGGAATTGTGCGAGAATGGCAGAAATGTCCCGATAACTCAAAGCAACAAGCATGAATTTGTCACCAGGTGGGTAGAATTCTATTTAGAGAATTCTATTAAACCACaattcaacaaattcacTATGGGTTTCAAAAGAGTTTTTGCACAATGCAATTCTAtaaaattattcaattctGAAGAGCTTGAAAGGCTAGTGTGTGGAGATGAAGAACAAACTAAGTTTGATTTCAAGTCGTTAAGGTCCGTCACAAAATATGTGGGTGGATTTTCTGATGATTCCAAAGTTGTTCGCTGGTTCTGGGAGATCATTGAAAGTTGGGATTACCCATTgcagaaaaaattactacAGTTCATAACGGCATCTGATCGTATACCTGCGACAGGTATTACTACCATCCCGTTCAAGATTAGTCAACTGGGCTCACATGATAGTGACGATTTGCCACTGGCACATACATGCTTTAATGAACTATGTTTATGGGGCTATTCCTCGAAAGAGAAACTGAAGCTAAAATTGCTTTGGGCAATTAATGAATCCGAAGGTTATGGGTTCCGGtag
- the MLO127 gene encoding Mlo127p (similar to Saccharomyces cerevisiae YJR039W; ancestral locus Anc_1.463) translates to MADEIIVSEVEGPLEVVKCFVRKEDGLEGQRRKLVVVGLEYIDVFEGLELDEARKVLRLRTEGCTVATFYFKDHYIANRSFYILLKSTGRLDFIDLDYKLVKSLETGIEQVRSDPKFLFQDPLRPALIFNLSSTEIYEISTEDIPNLVETDIKLSYVTSSPIVSIDACLNFNDVLDKDVFTLSILTHVYNATEYQLEACVCVFETKPVKKITWKRTINLSFADKAMVTQILLKSVANVGHFIFTPWKTYLIKHASSSKQSISGEAIGALYQGPGAFKPETIGETGLLRPILADVTLDHLTFTFVTDTAVIVSCRMNAILSSFEEDTYIWERTLFERLPINDGTAPEHYLSAFFDEKYWILVCLKGHLTVYSVENEKHCNSVSLGSLLCKSTLYSDFIGSYTRSHLSCGSLHNGQGFLNMKFQSYRNIFASTSMKLLFQTKNGAPRQVYSTKEGVYWADVNNSIYKGSERIHSELNDCFIATRDGTILKDRTIVTLAPIEKDEGCNYVYVTEQGYLRWSCSQGSYRIPNMETKLTIENCFLSAICNNGSFLTVLVLNDELTVFNNCNRLKSAKVLFNILSGLASIFLYEYKSTVYIFASDIEGNLCIIKLATFEIMEEVKICKKKLRFCGVPNSDYVFIYTADTTVLFQPCSVNGRFEIHEVYTPYHINCLITGQKDRTIIMVTSQGGFYDVVVPKDAGRAPFGSKLEQVAKTCLKFTTLESSSRYIIVAAIPVANHLQDKYSEIQVYDTKWVKNISTFNFSNINDDIKSIKYENVLISDMIDVPLLKRTETLGKRKTSELYKEVIFNSCILVSLNLNPIDDIDSNTMNNLMLFSFDEESGSMEYHFGINTGFSITGLYNYYNGCILVCGESIQAYQLNYSIHNNKFSIEKVSNRLNISGVAITTSVFFDERKAKMAKKQRNIDTWIYVEKMVLLDVRKGMMRFNAIHTTDGNIEKVQLQVQPLDPFERDLINSFTGSGKILTGVATATFKNIRYLLTSYGGQKLTLFSFELDGKEEVDESVHNVAAQVISINSVRTTDTRISTILGEPTFTPLFLVTTLLNGCYVMGFLKEEAVISLCKLSEETSVLSRAPDQKFLGFLDPQKDGNTVIAGNYFSTF, encoded by the coding sequence ATGGCTGATGAAATTATAGTGAGCGAGGTCGAAGGTCCGCTAGAGGTGGTCAAATGTTTTGTAAGGAAAGAAGATGGCCTCGAAGGACAAAGACGGAAATTGGTGGTAGTAGGACTGGAGTACATAGATGTTTTCGAAGGTTTAGAACTAGATGAAGCACGCAAGGTGTTAAGGCTTAGGACCGAGGGGTGCACAGTGGCAACTTTTTACTTCAAGGACCATTATATAGCCAATCGAAGTTTCTATATTCTGTTAAAGTCTACGGGACGATTGGACTTCATTGACCTTGACTACAAGCTGGTCAAATCTTTGGAGACTGGGATCGAGCAGGTGAGGTCTGATCCAAAGTTCTTGTTTCAAGATCCATTGCGACCAGCTTTGATTTTTAATTTGTCTTCCACAGAAATTTACGAAATTTCCACCGAGGACATTCCTAATTTAGTAGAAACGGACATTAAATTAAGCTATGTCACATCCTCACCGATAGTGTCGATAGATGCATGTTTAAATTTTAACGACGTTTTAGACAAAGATGTCTTCACGTTGTCCATTCTCACGCATGTGTACAATGCGACCGAATATCAGTTGGAAGCATGCGTGTGTGTATTCGAAACTAAACCCGTCAAAAAGATTACGTGGAAAAGGACGATCAACTTATCTTTTGCAGACAAAGCCATGGTCACACAGATACTTTTGAAATCAGTTGCTAATGTTGGACATTTTATCTTTACGCCATGGAAAACCTATTTAATCAAGCATGCCTCGTCATCCAAACAGAGTATTAGCGGTGAAGCGATAGGTGCATTGTATCAAGGTCCTGGTGCCTTTAAACCTGAAACAATAGGGGAAACAGGGCTTTTGCGGCCCATTCTGGCGGATGTTACATTGGATCATTTGACATTTACGTTTGTGACAGATACAGCAGTTATTGTAAGTTGCAGAATGAATGCAATCCTGAGCAGTTTTGAAGAGGATACATATATTTGGGAAAGAACTTTATTTGAGAGGCTTCCCATTAATGATGGTACGGCACCTGAGCACTACCTTTCGgcattttttgatgaaaagtaCTGGATTCTGGTATGCTTAAAGGGCCACCTTACAGTGTATTCAGTTGAAAACGAAAAGCATTGTAACTCCGTTTCTCTTGGTTCTTTACTTTGCAAATCGACTTTATATTCTGATTTCATAGGAAGCTACACCCGATCGCACTTATCTTGCGGATCGTTACATAATGGGCAGGGTTTTCTGAACATGAAATTTCAATCGTATAGGAACATTTTTGCTTCCACTTCCATGAAGCTACTCTTTCAAACTAAAAACGGTGCTCCTCGTCAAGTTTACTCCACAAAAGAAGGTGTCTATTGGGCAGACGTGAATAATAGTATCTATAAAGGTAGTGAGCGAATTCATTCAGAGCTAAATGACTGTTTTATTGCTACTAGAGATGGGACCATACTGAAAGATAGAACGATCGTCACTTTGGCcccaattgaaaaagatgaaggtTGTAATTATGTGTATGTGACCGAACAAGGGTATTTGAGATGGAGTTGTTCCCAAGGCTCTTATCGAATTCCAAACATGGAAACGAAGTTGACCATAGAGAATTGCTTTTTATCAGCTATCTGTAACAATGGTTCATTTCTGACGGTGCTTGTGCTGAATGATGAACTAACGGTATTTAATAACTGCAATCGATTGAAGAGTGCGAAAGTGCTTTTCAATATACTATCTGGTTTGGCATCCATTTTTCTCTATGAATACAAAAGCACGGTTTACATTTTTGCATCTGACATCGAAGGAAATCTCTGTATCATAAAACTGGCGACGTTCGAAATTATGGAAGAGGTCAAAAtttgtaaaaagaaactgcGGTTCTGTGGAGTACCTAATTCAGATTatgtttttatatatacagCAGATACTACAGTTCTGTTCCAGCCATGTTCTGTAAATGGAAGATTTGAAATCCACGAGGTGTATACACCTTATCATATAAACTGTTTGATAACTGGGCAAAAAGACCGTACAATCATCATGGTTACTTCTCAGGGTGGATTTTACGATGTAGTTGTTCCTAAAGATGCTGGAAGAGCTCCGTTTGGCTCTAAACTTGAACAAGTTGCAAAAACCTGTCTCAAATTTACAACTTTGGAATCCTCATCGAGGTATATTATCGTGGCGGCCATACCAGTAGCAAATCATTTGCAAGACAAATATTCTGAAATTCAAGTATATGATACCAAATGGGTCAAAAACATTTCTACGTTTAATTTTTCTAATATCAACGATGACATCAAGAGCATAAAATACGAGAACGTTTTGATCTCAGACATGATTGATGTACCTCTCCTCAAAAGAACCGAAACATTagggaaaagaaaaacttctGAACTGTATAAAGAAGTTATTTTTAATTCATGCATCTTagtttctttgaatttaaaCCCAATAGACGACATTGATAGCAACACTATGAATAATTTAatgttgttttcatttgatGAGGAGTCAGGATCCATGGAATACCATTTTGGGATTAACACAGGATTCTCGATCACTGGGCTATATAACTACTACAATGGCTGTATATTGGTCTGTGGGGAGTCAATCCAGGCCTACCAACtaaattattcaattcaTAATAACAAGTTCAGCATTGAAAAGGTTTCAAATAGGCTGAATATTTCTGGTGTTGCTATAACGACGTCCGTATTCTTTGATGAAAGAAAGGCGAAGATGGCGAAGAAACAGCGAAATATAGACACATGGATATATGTGGAAAAAATGGTTTTGCTTGACGTGAGGAAAGGCATGATGAGGTTCAATGCTATTCACACAACAGATGGAAACATAGAAAAGGTTCAACTGCAAGTGCAGCCTCTAGACCCATTTGAGAGAGATCTTATTAACAGCTTTACTGGTAGTGGAAAAATACTCACTGGTGTAGCGACAGCaacttttaaaaatattagGTATTTACTGACTTCTTACGGTGGTCAAAAGCTCACATTATTTAGTTTTGAACTTGATGGAAAGGAGGAAGTAGATGAAAGTGTGCACAATGTTGCTGCGCAAGTGATATCCATCAACTCAGTGAGAACTACTGATACCCGAATAAGTACAATTTTAGGTGAGCCTACATTTACACCTTTATTCTTAGTAACTACCTTACTTAATGGTTGTTACGTGATGGGAttcttgaaagaagaagcagtTATCTCACTATGTAAGCTATCAGAAGAGACATCTGTGCTTTCAAGAGCGCCGGATCAAAAGTTCTTGGGTTTCCTTGATCCTCAAAAGGATGGTAACACTGTAATAGCCGgaaattatttttctacGTTCTAG